In one Pseudomonas sp. SG20056 genomic region, the following are encoded:
- a CDS encoding amidohydrolase encodes MRDLSQLSDLELALLQTRLTWQDPAANRAHFTALLEQARGADLIVLPEMFSTGFSMDSAALAEPEDGPTSQWLREQAQALQAVVTGSLIIQAADGSYRNRLLWARPDGTVAHYDKRHLFRMAGEHKHYSAGEQQVVLDVKGWQVRPLICYDLRFPVWSRDPQNTDLLLYTANWPAARRHHWNRLLPARAIENLCYVAAVNRIGEDGKGYAYSGDSQVLDFQGEPLLEPGAADGVFRVSLNAAELAAYRQRFPAYLDADEFVLGASC; translated from the coding sequence ATGCGCGATCTGAGCCAGTTGTCTGATCTTGAACTGGCGCTGCTCCAGACCCGCCTGACCTGGCAGGACCCTGCCGCTAATCGTGCGCATTTCACCGCCCTGCTGGAGCAGGCGCGCGGTGCTGATCTGATCGTGCTGCCAGAGATGTTCAGCACGGGGTTCTCCATGGACTCCGCCGCGCTGGCTGAGCCGGAAGACGGTCCCACCAGCCAGTGGCTGCGTGAGCAGGCCCAGGCGTTGCAGGCTGTGGTCACCGGCAGCCTGATTATCCAGGCAGCCGATGGTTCCTACCGTAATCGCCTGCTCTGGGCACGCCCGGATGGCACGGTGGCGCATTACGACAAGCGCCATCTGTTTCGCATGGCCGGCGAACACAAGCACTACAGCGCAGGTGAACAGCAGGTGGTGCTGGACGTGAAGGGTTGGCAGGTGCGCCCGCTGATCTGCTACGACCTGCGCTTTCCGGTGTGGAGCCGTGACCCGCAAAATACTGATCTGCTGCTCTACACCGCCAATTGGCCGGCTGCGCGGCGCCATCACTGGAATCGCCTGCTACCGGCGCGGGCTATTGAAAACCTGTGCTATGTGGCGGCGGTCAATCGCATTGGCGAGGACGGCAAGGGTTATGCCTACAGTGGCGATAGTCAGGTGCTGGATTTTCAGGGTGAACCGTTGCTGGAGCCCGGGGCTGCGGATGGGGTGTTCCGTGTCAGCCTCAACGCCGCCGAGCTGGCGGCCTATCGGCAGCGATTCCCGGCGTATCTGGATGCCGACGAGTTCGTGCTGGGGGCTTCCTGCTAG
- a CDS encoding helix-turn-helix domain-containing protein, with product MKAAHPEVLAVPRINPGETLRKARESRGWTIAEVAAQLNLTPQRLSQVEQGAFDKLPGHTFARGYVRAYAKLLDVDQNRLVLEFDQFTGSDAAGSSVHSLGRIEEPVSYSQRILRMVSFVLLLALAGLSFFWWQEQAERRAEDLASTSLEHVEVDGADGTTQIHPLDEPEDQAVEAAQLDAEAELPLLPEGAAAVPNAAVSEVTTVAPQSEQPSAVGETASVPAAPAVPVNAEPAVTEAVPATPAESAPVQAAAGEAVVSLNFTADCWTQLTDANGKVLFSALKRKGDKLQLAGKAPLELRLGYARGVQVSLNGNPVDVAPFISGETARLKLGGQ from the coding sequence ATGAAAGCGGCGCATCCAGAAGTGCTAGCAGTTCCCCGCATCAATCCGGGTGAGACTTTGCGCAAGGCTCGTGAGAGCCGCGGTTGGACCATTGCCGAGGTTGCTGCGCAGTTGAATCTGACTCCGCAGCGTTTGAGTCAGGTTGAGCAAGGTGCTTTCGACAAGCTGCCGGGGCACACCTTTGCCCGAGGCTATGTACGGGCTTACGCCAAGTTGCTGGACGTTGATCAGAACCGTCTGGTACTGGAGTTTGATCAGTTTACTGGCAGCGATGCCGCCGGCAGCAGCGTGCACAGCCTGGGGCGTATCGAGGAGCCTGTGAGCTACTCGCAGCGCATTTTGCGCATGGTCAGTTTTGTTCTGTTGCTGGCCCTGGCCGGCTTGAGCTTTTTCTGGTGGCAGGAACAGGCCGAGCGCCGTGCCGAAGACCTGGCTTCAACCAGTCTTGAGCACGTCGAAGTGGACGGGGCTGACGGCACTACGCAGATTCATCCGCTGGATGAACCGGAAGATCAGGCGGTGGAAGCTGCACAACTGGATGCGGAAGCCGAGTTGCCGCTGCTGCCTGAGGGGGCTGCTGCAGTTCCAAATGCTGCCGTTAGCGAGGTCACAACCGTAGCCCCGCAATCTGAGCAGCCATCAGCGGTTGGCGAAACTGCCAGCGTGCCGGCTGCGCCTGCTGTGCCGGTCAACGCCGAGCCTGCTGTTACCGAGGCCGTGCCTGCTACACCAGCTGAGAGCGCGCCGGTACAAGCTGCCGCAGGCGAGGCTGTTGTCAGCCTCAATTTCACTGCCGATTGCTGGACGCAACTGACCGATGCCAATGGCAAGGTGTTGTTCAGCGCTCTCAAGCGTAAGGGCGATAAACTGCAATTGGCCGGTAAGGCTCCGTTGGAGCTGCGTCTGGGGTATGCCCGTGGCGTGCAGGTCAGCCTGAATGGCAATCCAGTCGATGTTGCGCCTTTTATTTCCGGTGAGACCGCACGTCTGAAGTTGGGTGGGCAGTAA
- the bamB gene encoding outer membrane protein assembly factor BamB encodes MRDVMRWKNAALLALAVLAVGCSSNSKKELPPADLPKFEEEVSLQKEWSRSIGDGQGESFNMLVPAIDGEQIYAADVEGLVVAMDRMTGKVIWKADLELPVSGAVGAGYGLVVVGTLKGEIIALDTASGEEKWRARVTSEVLAPPALNGDVVLVQTQDDRLIALDMNTGEQRWIFENTPAVLTLRGTGSPVLTNRLAIAGLSTGKVIALDAQRGIPVWEQRVAVPQGRSELDRVVDIDGGLLLSAGTLYAVSYQGRVAALDLESGRILWQREASSSVGVAQGYGSVYVSLASGTVEGIDERSASALWSNDALARRQLSAPEVFSSYIAFGDLEGYLHLVSQVDGRFVGRTRIDSDGLRARPLVVGDWLYAYGNGGNLVALTIK; translated from the coding sequence ATGCGTGACGTGATGCGCTGGAAGAATGCCGCACTGCTGGCCCTGGCCGTTCTGGCCGTAGGTTGCAGCAGCAATAGCAAGAAGGAACTGCCGCCGGCCGATCTGCCCAAGTTTGAGGAAGAGGTTAGCCTGCAGAAGGAATGGAGTCGTTCGATTGGCGATGGCCAGGGCGAGTCCTTCAACATGCTGGTACCGGCGATTGATGGTGAGCAGATCTATGCCGCCGACGTCGAAGGTCTTGTTGTGGCCATGGACCGCATGACTGGCAAGGTCATCTGGAAGGCTGACCTGGAGTTGCCGGTTTCCGGCGCAGTCGGTGCAGGCTATGGCCTGGTGGTGGTTGGCACGCTGAAAGGCGAGATTATTGCCCTCGACACCGCAAGCGGTGAAGAGAAGTGGCGCGCCCGGGTGACCAGTGAAGTGCTGGCGCCGCCTGCGCTGAACGGCGACGTGGTGCTGGTACAGACCCAGGATGATCGCCTGATCGCCCTGGACATGAACACCGGCGAGCAGCGCTGGATCTTCGAGAACACTCCGGCGGTACTGACCCTGCGCGGCACTGGTAGCCCAGTGCTGACCAACCGTCTGGCGATTGCCGGCCTGTCCACCGGTAAGGTAATTGCGCTGGACGCGCAGCGCGGTATTCCAGTCTGGGAACAGCGCGTAGCCGTTCCGCAAGGTCGCTCGGAGTTGGATCGTGTAGTCGATATCGACGGCGGTCTGCTGCTCTCGGCTGGCACCCTCTACGCCGTCAGCTACCAGGGCCGCGTTGCCGCACTGGATCTGGAAAGCGGTCGTATCCTTTGGCAGCGCGAGGCGTCCAGTTCAGTCGGTGTTGCCCAGGGTTATGGCAGTGTTTACGTAAGCCTGGCCAGCGGTACCGTTGAAGGTATCGATGAGCGTTCGGCTTCGGCACTGTGGAGCAACGATGCTCTGGCTCGTCGCCAGTTGTCGGCTCCGGAAGTGTTCTCCAGCTATATCGCGTTCGGTGACCTGGAAGGCTACCTACACCTGGTCAGCCAGGTGGACGGACGTTTTGTCGGCCGTACGCGTATCGACAGCGACGGCCTGCGTGCCCGTCCACTGGTCGTGGGTGATTGGCTGTATGCCTACGGCAACGGCGGCAATCTGGTGGCTCTGACCATCAAGTGA
- a CDS encoding tetratricopeptide repeat protein, which produces MPLLTGVALALVVVFGWQGWQKYQANQSQGASLVYQQLLEAALDPSGKPDASKVADLANTLKKDFAGTHYAQYGSLFVAKVAVEAGKLDDAASELQAIVDKPADESLAELARQRLARVLAAQDKAEEALKLLDAKVAPAFAASREELKGDLLVQLGRADDAHAAYVKAKAALSEDAAVGGLQMKLDDLAKGDA; this is translated from the coding sequence ATGCCATTGCTGACCGGTGTTGCGCTGGCGTTGGTGGTAGTGTTCGGCTGGCAGGGCTGGCAGAAATATCAGGCTAATCAGTCCCAGGGTGCTTCGCTGGTGTATCAGCAGCTGCTCGAAGCTGCACTTGATCCGAGCGGCAAGCCTGACGCCAGCAAAGTCGCTGATCTGGCTAACACGCTGAAGAAAGACTTTGCCGGTACCCACTACGCCCAGTACGGCAGTCTGTTTGTGGCCAAGGTTGCGGTAGAGGCAGGCAAACTTGACGACGCTGCCAGCGAGCTGCAGGCGATTGTCGACAAGCCAGCAGATGAAAGCCTGGCTGAGCTGGCGCGTCAGCGCCTGGCGCGCGTGCTGGCTGCGCAGGATAAGGCAGAAGAGGCCCTGAAATTGCTGGATGCCAAGGTTGCGCCGGCCTTTGCCGCCAGCCGTGAAGAACTCAAGGGTGACCTGCTGGTGCAACTCGGCCGTGCCGACGATGCGCACGCCGCCTACGTAAAAGCCAAGGCCGCGCTCTCTGAAGATGCCGCTGTCGGTGGTTTGCAAATGAAGCTGGATGATCTGGCAAAAGGGGATGCGTGA
- the hisS gene encoding histidine--tRNA ligase has product MSKSLQAIRGMNDILPEQTPLWRYFEGTVASLLDGYGYRQIRMPIVEFTELFKRSIGEVTDIVEKEMYTFEDRNGDSLTLRPEGTAACVRAVLEHGLVGGGQPQKLWYIGPMFRHERPQKGRYRQFHQIGVEAFNIDGPDIDAELIVLTWRLWGLLGIRDAVKLELNSLGTSTARAVYRDALVEFLTAHADQLDEDSRRRMSSNPLRVLDSKVSETQALLVNAPKLADYLDDESRVHFEGLKARLDAAGVPYVINPKLVRGLDYYSKTVFEWVTDQLGSQGTVCAGGRYDGLVEQMGGKPAPGVGFAMGIERLVLLLETLGKVPAEIARTVDVYLCAFGEPAELAALALSERLRDQLPNLRLQVNAGAGSFKSQFKKADKSGALFALILGEDELAQQVVGCKPLRGQGEQQSIAWSALADHLATCADQA; this is encoded by the coding sequence TTGAGTAAGTCCCTGCAAGCCATTCGTGGCATGAACGATATCCTGCCCGAGCAGACCCCGCTTTGGCGTTATTTTGAAGGTACCGTCGCCAGTCTGTTGGACGGTTACGGCTATCGGCAGATTCGTATGCCGATCGTCGAGTTCACTGAGCTGTTCAAGCGCTCAATTGGTGAAGTCACCGATATCGTTGAAAAAGAGATGTACACCTTCGAGGATCGCAATGGCGACTCCCTGACCCTGCGTCCGGAAGGTACTGCTGCCTGCGTACGTGCTGTGCTTGAGCATGGCTTGGTGGGTGGTGGGCAGCCGCAGAAACTCTGGTACATCGGCCCGATGTTCCGTCACGAACGCCCACAGAAAGGTCGTTATCGTCAGTTTCACCAGATCGGCGTGGAAGCTTTCAATATTGACGGTCCGGATATCGATGCCGAGTTGATCGTGCTGACCTGGCGTCTGTGGGGCCTGCTGGGCATCCGCGATGCGGTCAAACTTGAGCTCAACAGCCTGGGCACCAGCACCGCGCGTGCCGTTTACCGTGATGCGCTGGTTGAATTTTTGACTGCACACGCCGATCAGCTGGACGAAGACAGCCGCCGTCGCATGAGCAGCAACCCGCTGCGTGTTCTTGATAGCAAGGTGTCGGAAACTCAGGCTTTGCTGGTCAATGCACCGAAACTGGCGGACTACCTGGATGATGAGTCTCGCGTGCATTTCGAAGGACTCAAGGCTCGCCTGGATGCAGCGGGTGTGCCCTATGTGATCAACCCCAAGCTGGTGCGTGGGTTGGATTACTACAGCAAGACCGTATTTGAATGGGTCACCGACCAACTCGGCTCCCAGGGCACGGTATGTGCCGGTGGTCGTTACGACGGTCTGGTCGAGCAGATGGGTGGTAAGCCGGCGCCAGGCGTGGGTTTTGCCATGGGCATCGAACGTTTGGTGCTGTTGCTCGAAACTCTAGGTAAAGTACCGGCTGAAATCGCCCGTACGGTCGACGTTTACCTGTGCGCCTTTGGCGAGCCTGCTGAGTTGGCGGCGCTGGCTTTAAGCGAGCGTCTGCGTGACCAGCTGCCAAACCTGCGTCTGCAGGTGAATGCCGGGGCGGGTAGCTTCAAGAGTCAGTTCAAGAAGGCCGACAAGAGTGGTGCGCTGTTCGCCTTGATCTTGGGTGAAGACGAATTGGCCCAGCAAGTGGTAGGTTGCAAGCCGCTGCGCGGGCAAGGCGAACAACAAAGTATTGCGTGGTCGGCATTGGCCGACCATTTGGCGACCTGCGCCGATCAGGCCTGA
- a CDS encoding pyridoxal phosphate-dependent aminotransferase, whose product MIISKLPNVGTTIFTRMSQLAVETGALNLSQGFPDFDGPQGLREAVSRHVAAGHNQYAPMTGLPALREQVAAKIARSYGRSVSADSEITITPGATQAIFCAVQALVRPGDEVIVFDPSYDSYEPSVELAGGQCIHVPLALPGFGIDWQRLQDALSSRTRLIILNTPHNPSGALISRAELDQLAALIRGRDIYLISDEVYEHLVFDGVAHVSVLAHDELYQRAFVVSSFGKSYHVTGWKTGYVVAPPALSAELRKVHQYVSFCGVTPLQWALADYMAEHPEHVDELPAFYQAKRDLFCDLLTASRFRFTRAAGTFFQLVDYSAIRPDLDDVAMAEWLTREQGVAAIPISVFYQAPPKDLRLVRFCFAKREETLRQAAEKLCAI is encoded by the coding sequence ATGATTATCAGCAAGCTGCCGAACGTCGGCACCACCATCTTTACTCGCATGTCTCAGCTCGCCGTGGAAACCGGCGCGCTCAATCTGTCCCAGGGTTTTCCGGATTTTGATGGCCCACAGGGGCTGCGCGAAGCGGTCAGTCGACATGTCGCGGCCGGGCATAACCAGTACGCGCCGATGACTGGTTTGCCAGCCCTGCGTGAGCAGGTGGCGGCGAAGATTGCGCGCAGTTATGGCCGCAGTGTCAGCGCTGACAGCGAAATCACCATTACCCCCGGAGCGACTCAGGCGATCTTCTGTGCGGTGCAGGCGCTGGTCCGCCCCGGTGACGAGGTGATCGTCTTCGACCCCAGCTACGACAGCTACGAGCCCTCGGTTGAACTGGCCGGCGGGCAGTGCATACATGTACCGCTGGCGTTGCCGGGATTCGGCATTGACTGGCAGCGTCTACAGGATGCCTTGAGCAGCCGAACCCGCTTGATCATCCTCAACACGCCGCACAACCCCAGTGGGGCGCTGATTTCCAGGGCCGAGCTGGATCAGTTGGCGGCACTGATTCGTGGCCGCGACATCTACCTGATCAGTGACGAGGTGTATGAGCATCTGGTATTCGATGGCGTGGCACACGTCAGTGTATTGGCCCATGACGAGCTGTATCAGCGCGCCTTTGTGGTCAGCTCGTTCGGCAAGTCCTATCACGTCACTGGTTGGAAGACCGGCTATGTGGTGGCGCCGCCAGCCCTGAGCGCCGAACTGCGCAAGGTGCACCAATACGTCAGCTTCTGTGGCGTGACGCCGCTGCAATGGGCGCTGGCCGATTACATGGCCGAGCACCCTGAACATGTGGACGAGTTGCCAGCGTTCTATCAGGCCAAGCGTGACCTGTTCTGTGATCTGCTGACGGCCTCGCGCTTTCGCTTTACCCGCGCGGCCGGCACGTTTTTCCAGCTGGTCGACTATTCGGCCATTCGTCCTGATCTGGATGATGTGGCCATGGCCGAGTGGCTGACCCGTGAGCAGGGTGTCGCAGCGATTCCGATTTCCGTGTTCTACCAGGCGCCGCCCAAGGACTTGCGCCTGGTGCGCTTCTGCTTTGCCAAGCGCGAAGAGACCCTGCGTCAGGCGGCGGAAAAGCTATGCGCGATCTGA
- the der gene encoding ribosome biogenesis GTPase Der, with amino-acid sequence MVPVIALVGRPNVGKSTLFNRLTKSRDAIVGDLSGLTRDRQYGEAKWQGRTYIVIDTGGISGDEEGIDAKMAEQSLQAIEEADAVLFLVDARAGLSASDQMIGEHLRRRNKRSFLIINKVDNIDADLARAEFSSMGMGESLPIAGAHGRGITQMLEAVLGSFPKDATEPEEGEEEEEVLEGQEAKRIPGPSEKDGIKLAIIGRPNVGKSTLVNRMLGEERVIVYDQAGTTRDSIYIPFERDDEKYTLIDTAGVRRRGKIFEAVEKFSVVKTLQAIQDSNVVVFVMDAREGVVDHDLNLLGFVLESGRALVIALNKWDGMEPSERDYVKVELQRRLFFVDFADIHFISALHGTGVGNLYKSVQASFKSAITRWPTNRLTQILEDAVSDHAPPMVNNRRIKLRYAHLGGANPPLIVIHGNQVDAVPKSYVRYLENTYRRVLKLVGTPIRIEFKGGENPYEGNKNTLTDRQVNKKRRLMSHHKKAEKKRKDKR; translated from the coding sequence ATGGTTCCCGTAATTGCCCTGGTGGGCCGCCCTAACGTCGGCAAGTCCACCCTGTTTAACCGCTTGACCAAGTCCCGTGACGCGATTGTCGGCGACCTATCTGGTCTGACCCGTGATCGCCAGTACGGCGAGGCCAAGTGGCAGGGGCGAACCTATATCGTCATCGACACCGGTGGTATTTCCGGTGACGAGGAAGGCATTGATGCCAAGATGGCCGAGCAATCGCTGCAGGCGATCGAAGAAGCCGATGCCGTGCTGTTTCTGGTGGATGCTCGCGCCGGGCTGTCCGCTTCCGATCAGATGATTGGCGAGCACCTGCGTCGCCGTAACAAGCGCAGCTTTCTGATTATCAACAAGGTCGACAATATCGACGCCGACCTGGCGCGCGCCGAGTTTTCCAGCATGGGCATGGGCGAGTCCCTGCCAATTGCCGGTGCTCACGGTCGTGGCATTACCCAGATGCTCGAGGCCGTGCTGGGTTCCTTCCCCAAGGATGCCACCGAGCCGGAAGAGGGTGAGGAAGAGGAAGAAGTGCTTGAAGGCCAGGAGGCCAAGCGCATTCCCGGCCCCAGCGAGAAGGACGGCATCAAGCTGGCGATCATCGGCCGCCCCAACGTCGGTAAGTCGACCCTGGTCAACCGCATGCTCGGTGAAGAACGGGTCATTGTGTATGACCAGGCCGGCACCACCCGCGACAGCATCTACATTCCTTTCGAGCGTGATGACGAGAAGTACACCTTGATCGACACCGCCGGCGTGCGCCGCCGCGGCAAGATCTTCGAGGCGGTGGAAAAGTTCTCGGTGGTGAAAACCCTGCAGGCGATTCAGGACTCCAACGTCGTGGTATTCGTCATGGATGCCCGCGAAGGTGTGGTCGACCATGACCTCAACCTGCTCGGCTTCGTGCTGGAAAGCGGTCGTGCTCTGGTGATCGCGCTGAACAAATGGGACGGTATGGAGCCGAGCGAGCGCGATTACGTGAAGGTCGAGCTGCAACGCCGGCTGTTCTTCGTTGACTTCGCCGATATCCACTTTATCTCGGCGCTGCATGGCACTGGAGTGGGCAATCTGTACAAATCGGTGCAGGCCTCGTTCAAGTCGGCGATCACTCGCTGGCCAACCAACCGCCTGACCCAGATTCTTGAAGATGCCGTCAGCGATCACGCGCCGCCCATGGTCAACAACCGTCGGATCAAGCTGCGCTACGCCCACCTGGGTGGCGCCAACCCGCCGCTGATTGTGATCCACGGCAATCAGGTCGATGCGGTGCCCAAGTCTTATGTTCGCTATTTGGAAAACACCTATCGCCGTGTGCTCAAGCTGGTCGGCACGCCGATTCGCATCGAGTTCAAGGGGGGGGAGAACCCGTACGAGGGCAATAAGAACACCCTCACCGATCGTCAGGTGAACAAGAAACGCCGCCTGATGAGCCACCACAAAAAGGCTGAGAAGAAGCGCAAAGACAAGCGCTAA
- the ispG gene encoding flavodoxin-dependent (E)-4-hydroxy-3-methylbut-2-enyl-diphosphate synthase, whose amino-acid sequence MHCESPIKRRISRKIWVGSVPVGGDAPIAVQSMTNSDTNDVAATVAQIRRLEDAGADIVRVSVPDMDAAEAFGRIKQQVRVPLVADIHFDYQIALRVAELGVDCLRINPGNIGREDRVRAVVEAARDKGIPIRIGVNAGSLEKDLQKKYGEPTPAALVESALRHVEHLDRLNFPDFKVSVKASDVFMAVEAYRLLAKQIEQPLHLGITEAGGLRSGTVKSAVGLGMLLAEGIGDTIRISLAADPVEEIKVGFDILKSLRLRSRGINFIACPSCSRQNFDVVKTMNELEQRVEDLLVPLDVAVIGCVVNGPGEAKEAHIGLTGGSPNLIYIDGKPALKLGNDNLVDELEKLIRQKAADKVAADAALIARS is encoded by the coding sequence ATGCATTGCGAATCACCGATCAAGCGCCGTATTTCACGCAAAATCTGGGTTGGCTCCGTGCCGGTGGGTGGTGACGCCCCCATCGCCGTGCAGAGCATGACCAACAGCGACACCAATGATGTGGCCGCCACCGTGGCGCAGATTCGTCGCCTCGAAGATGCAGGCGCAGATATCGTGCGTGTATCGGTGCCGGATATGGATGCAGCCGAAGCCTTTGGCCGAATCAAGCAGCAGGTGCGTGTGCCGCTGGTTGCCGATATTCATTTCGACTACCAGATCGCCTTGCGCGTAGCCGAGCTTGGCGTCGACTGCCTACGTATCAATCCAGGCAATATCGGTCGTGAAGACCGCGTGCGTGCAGTGGTTGAGGCCGCGCGCGATAAGGGCATTCCCATCCGCATCGGGGTCAATGCCGGTTCGCTGGAAAAGGATTTGCAGAAGAAATATGGCGAGCCGACCCCGGCGGCGCTAGTCGAATCCGCGCTACGTCACGTTGAGCATCTGGATCGTCTGAACTTCCCGGACTTCAAAGTCAGCGTAAAAGCCTCCGACGTGTTTATGGCCGTCGAAGCCTATCGTCTGCTGGCCAAGCAGATCGAACAGCCACTGCACCTAGGCATTACCGAGGCGGGTGGCCTGCGTTCGGGTACCGTGAAGTCGGCGGTGGGGCTGGGCATGCTGCTGGCTGAGGGCATTGGCGACACCATTCGTATTTCCCTTGCTGCTGACCCGGTGGAAGAGATCAAGGTCGGTTTCGATATCCTCAAATCCCTGCGCCTGCGTTCGCGTGGTATCAACTTTATCGCCTGTCCGAGCTGCTCGCGGCAGAACTTCGATGTGGTGAAAACCATGAACGAGCTGGAGCAGCGCGTCGAAGACCTGTTGGTGCCGCTGGATGTTGCAGTGATCGGATGTGTGGTAAACGGCCCTGGCGAAGCCAAGGAGGCCCATATTGGGCTGACCGGCGGTTCGCCCAACCTGATCTATATCGATGGTAAACCGGCGCTCAAGCTGGGCAATGACAACCTGGTCGATGAGTTGGAAAAACTGATCCGCCAGAAAGCGGCTGACAAGGTCGCTGCTGACGCCGCTCTGATTGCGCGCAGCTAA
- the pilW gene encoding type IV pilus biogenesis/stability protein PilW, producing MTLRPALLLLAASLLAGCVTTGNVDPMKTDKGRDEARDAYVQLGIGYLQQGETERAKIPLKKALELDSSNADAHAALALVFQIEMEPKLADDHYRKALSQRSDDARLLNNYGSFLFEQQRYPEALERYTQAAGDTLYPERSRVFENLGLTSLQLKQREQAKAYFERSLRLNSRRPRALIEMAQLSYEDKQYVPARGYYESYMALAQPDARSLLLGVRLAKIFEERDNAASLGLQLKRLYPGTPEYQQYLSEQ from the coding sequence ATGACCTTGCGTCCCGCTTTATTGCTGTTGGCCGCCAGTCTGTTAGCCGGTTGCGTTACAACCGGTAATGTTGATCCGATGAAAACCGATAAAGGTCGCGACGAGGCACGCGATGCTTATGTTCAGCTGGGTATTGGCTATCTGCAGCAAGGCGAAACCGAGCGCGCCAAGATACCGCTGAAAAAAGCTCTGGAACTCGACTCTTCAAACGCTGATGCACACGCGGCTTTGGCCTTGGTGTTCCAGATCGAAATGGAACCCAAACTGGCTGACGATCACTATCGTAAGGCGCTATCGCAACGCAGTGATGATGCTCGTTTGTTGAATAACTACGGCAGTTTTCTGTTTGAACAGCAGCGTTATCCGGAAGCGCTCGAGCGCTATACCCAGGCTGCTGGGGACACTCTTTACCCAGAGCGTTCACGGGTGTTTGAAAACCTTGGTTTGACCTCGCTGCAACTCAAGCAACGTGAGCAGGCTAAGGCCTACTTTGAGCGTTCGCTGCGGTTGAATAGTCGCCGGCCTCGCGCCTTGATCGAAATGGCACAACTGTCCTATGAGGACAAGCAATACGTTCCCGCGCGCGGCTATTACGAAAGCTATATGGCGCTGGCCCAGCCAGATGCCCGCAGCCTGCTCCTGGGGGTACGTTTGGCGAAGATCTTCGAGGAGCGCGACAATGCCGCGAGCCTTGGTTTGCAGTTGAAGCGACTTTATCCGGGCACGCCGGAATATCAGCAATACCTGTCGGAGCAATGA